From one Xiphias gladius isolate SHS-SW01 ecotype Sanya breed wild chromosome 12, ASM1685928v1, whole genome shotgun sequence genomic stretch:
- the homezb gene encoding LOW QUALITY PROTEIN: homeobox and leucine zipper encoding b (The sequence of the model RefSeq protein was modified relative to this genomic sequence to represent the inferred CDS: deleted 1 base in 1 codon), with protein MASVTGAIWVDSNQIDLQLDGAAELYKAFDRFPYLTQKQTAALAQRCSLLPDEVKVWFMLHRLCCGISWDYKDIQEVQKKFESCQGKVQGKEELQKQDEEVVKEDRRETKKWKKEVKESGGKKAGKVRKEQSANEGRMLGENVKANERLAMMRLAFSHCQYPSRIDYDRLAMLIGLPRDVLVKWFGDMRYYIKKIRPCWMNQEQHSQALANIKYSQCLNALAKAQPSEGIRKPTWKMKTESSESSGKDESVNVPPE; from the exons ATGGCAAGTGTTACC GGGGCTATATGGGTGGACTCAAACCAGATCGACCTACAGCTGGATGGTGCAGCAGAGCTGTACAAAGCCTTCGACAGGTTCCCGTAcctgacacagaaacagacgGCTGCACTGGCACAGCGCTGCTCCCTGCTCCCAGATGAGGTAAAGGTGTGGTTCATGTTACACAGGCTCTGCTGTGGCATCAGCTGGGACTATAAAGACATCCAAGAGGTTCAGAAGAAGTTCGAGTCATGTCAGGGAAAGGTTCAGGGAAAGGAAGAGCTGCAAAAACAGGATGAG GAAGTGGTAAAAGAGGATAGAAGAGAGACgaagaaatggaagaaagagGTAAAAGAATCTGGTGGGAAGAAGGCAGGAAAGGTAAGGAAGGAACAGAGTGCAAATGAGGGAAGGATGTTGGGAGAAAATGTGAAGGCTAATGAGCGATT AGCGATGATGAGGTTGGCTTTCTCTCACTGTCAGTATCCAAGCAGGATCGACTACGACCGCCTGGCGATGTTGATTGGCCTCCCTCGCGACGTGTTGGTTAAGTGGTTCGGTGACATGCGCTATTACATCAAGAAAATCAGGCCGTGCTGGATGAATCAGGAGCAACACAGCCAGGCGCTGGCCAACATCAAGTACTCGCAATGCCTGAACGCGCTGGCAAAGGCGCAGCCGAGTGAGGGCATCAGAAAGCCAACCTGGAAGATGAAGACTGAGAGCAGTGAAAGCTCAGGCAAGGATGAAAGTGTGAATGTGCCTCCAGAGTAG
- the gmpr2 gene encoding GMP reductase 2: MPRIENDIKLDFKDVLLRPKRSTLKSRSEVDLMRSFTFRTSKGSYRGIPIIAANMDTVGTFEMALALHQFTLFTTIHKHYSVDDWLEFAAKHPECLESVAVSTGTGDGDFEKISAILEAVPQLQYICVDVANGYSEHFVHFVKDVRQKFPSHTIMAGNVVTGEMVEELILAGADIIKVGIGPGSVCTTRKKTGVGYPQLSAVIECADAAHGLGGHIISDGGCTCPGDVSKAFGAGADFVMLGGMLAGHSESGGEVIEKNGKKYKLFYGMSSDTAMKKHAGGVAEYRASEGKTVEVPYKGPVDVTIRDILGGVRSTCTYVGAAKLKELSRRTTFIRVTQQLNMVFGNDS; encoded by the exons ATGCCTCGCATTGAGAATGACATCAAGCTGGACTTCAAGGATGTGCTCCTCCGTCCAAAGCGAAGCACACTCAAGTCTCGGAGCGAG GTGGACCTGATGAGGAGCTTCACCTTCAGGACCTCCAAAGGGAGCTACAGAGGGATCCCCATCATTGCTGCTAACATGGACACTGTGGGGACCTTTGAGATGGCCCTGGCCTTGCACCAG TTCACTCTCTTTACCACAATTCACAAGCATTACTCTGTGGATGACTGGTTGGAGTTTGCAGCAAAGCATCCCGAATGCCTGGAG AGTGTAGCAGTCAGCACAGGTACCGGTGATGGTGACTTTGAGAAGATTTCAGCCATCTTGGAGGCAGTGCCACAGCTGCAGTACATCTGTGTAGACGTGGCAAACGGCTACTCTGAACACTTTGTCCACTTTGTCAAAGACGTCAGGCAAAAGTTCCCCTCACACACTATAATG gCAGGAAACGTGGTCACTGGAGAGATGGTGGAAGAGCTGATCCTGGCTGGCGCTGACATCATCAAAGTAGGCATCGGACCAG GCTCTGTGTGCACCACCCGCAAGAAGACAGGGGTGGGGTACCCCCAGCTTAGTGCTGTGATTGAGTGTGCAGATGCAGCCCATGGACTGGGCGGCCACATTATTTCT GATGGGGGATGCACTTGCCCAGGAGATGTCTCAAAGGCATTtg GTGCTGGGGCAGACTTTGTGATGCTGGGTGGTATGCTGGCAGGCCACTCAGAGAGTGGGGGCGAGGTCATTGAGAAAAACGGCAAGAAATACAAGCTGTTCTATGGAATGAGCTCCGACACAGCGATGAAGAAGCATGCTGGCGGCGTGGCTGAGTACAG AGCATCGGAGGGGAAGACAGTGGAAGTCCCTTACAAAGGTCCGGTGGACGTGACAATACGAGACATCCTGGGCGGGGTGCGCTCCACCTGCACCTATGTAGGGGCAGCCAAGCTAAAGGAACTGAGCCGCAGGACCACCTTCATCAGGGTCACCCAGCAGCTCAACATGGTCTTTGGCAATGACAGCTGA
- the nedd8 gene encoding NEDD8 — protein sequence MLIKVKTLTGKEIEIDIEPTDKVERIKERVEEKEGIPPQQQRLIYSGKQMNDEKTAADYKIQGGSVLHLVLALRGGQVPCSPRSLYSKPAL from the exons ATGCTGATTAAAGTGAAG ACGCTCACTGGCAAGGAGATAGAGATTGACATAGAGCCCACTGATAAG GTGGAGCGGATTAAAGAAAgggtggaggagaaagaggggattCCTCCGCAACAGCAGAGGCTGATCTACAGTGGAAAACAGAT GAACGATGAGAAAACCGCGGCAGACTATAAAATCCAGGGAGGCTCTGTTCTCCACCTGGTACTTGCTCTGCGAGGAGGGCAGGTGCCCTGCTCTCCAAGAAGCCTCTACTCCAAGCCTGCATTGTAG